From the Microbacterium thalassium genome, one window contains:
- a CDS encoding DUF86 domain-containing protein, which translates to MVLDDIARFAVTAARVVGRGPEPFFDPDDDDQRRIAKSVLIDLSTAADRLPESFRQQHPDINWSGIRAVRNFIAHDYAGTDIQILWRAIAVEFPRIVAQLESASPMPEE; encoded by the coding sequence GTGGTCCTCGACGACATCGCGCGATTCGCGGTCACCGCTGCGCGCGTGGTCGGCCGTGGCCCCGAGCCGTTCTTCGACCCGGATGACGACGACCAGCGTCGCATCGCGAAGTCCGTGCTGATCGACCTGTCGACGGCAGCCGACCGTCTTCCGGAGTCGTTTCGCCAACAGCATCCGGACATCAACTGGAGCGGCATCCGTGCCGTTCGCAATTTCATCGCGCATGACTACGCCGGGACCGACATCCAGATCCTCTGGCGGGCGATCGCGGTCGAGTTCCCGCGCATCGTCGCGCAGCTTGAGTCCGCATCGCCCATGCCGGAGGAGTGA
- a CDS encoding helix-turn-helix domain-containing protein codes for MAESVAGSLRERRRVAGMSQRDLARASGVAQPNIAAYESGRRAPSVQTLAKLDAGLSTLTLERVRSFRSQILEAAARHRLADVRVFGSVARGEATAGSDLDLLVHPGIDASLFDLAAFMVDVEAILGVSVDVVSDASDGRVADLGRAEAIAL; via the coding sequence ATGGCCGAGAGCGTCGCAGGATCTCTGCGTGAGCGCCGGCGGGTCGCCGGCATGTCGCAGCGTGATCTCGCGCGTGCGTCGGGTGTCGCGCAGCCGAACATCGCCGCGTACGAGTCGGGGCGCCGCGCCCCGTCGGTGCAGACGCTCGCCAAGCTCGACGCAGGTCTCTCGACCCTGACGCTCGAACGCGTGCGATCGTTCCGGTCGCAGATCCTCGAGGCGGCGGCGCGGCATCGCCTCGCCGATGTTCGAGTCTTCGGGTCCGTGGCGCGCGGCGAGGCGACCGCGGGGTCCGACCTCGATCTGCTGGTGCATCCGGGAATCGACGCCTCACTGTTCGATCTCGCCGCGTTCATGGTCGATGTGGAGGCAATCCTGGGCGTCTCGGTCGACGTGGTGTCCGATGCCAGTGACGGTCGCGTCGCCGACCTCGGCCGCGCGGAGGCAATCGCCCTGTGA
- a CDS encoding NYN domain-containing protein produces the protein MAQPNDLLAVLIDADNVSQTRIGAVLDEIAKYGTASVKRVYGDWSKERLHGWLGAARDHVIQPVQQLENVSGKNASDIALIIDAMDLLHTGRFSGFCIVSSDSDFTRLASRIREEGVTVYGFGARTTAEAFRNACDQFTYLDLLESARQDVAPTDAAPKRMPGPKMRGDTTLVTLLRTNVSGASSDDGWANLAVVGSLMRKQQPDFDSRNWGYAKLSDLVREIGLFTIETNQGGGGVRVRDKRKA, from the coding sequence ATGGCCCAGCCCAATGACCTCCTCGCGGTCCTCATCGATGCCGACAACGTGTCCCAGACGCGGATCGGCGCAGTGCTCGATGAGATTGCCAAGTACGGCACCGCGTCGGTGAAGCGCGTGTACGGTGACTGGTCCAAAGAGCGGTTGCACGGCTGGCTCGGTGCTGCTCGCGATCACGTGATCCAGCCGGTTCAGCAGCTCGAGAATGTCTCGGGCAAGAATGCGTCGGACATCGCTCTCATCATCGACGCAATGGATCTGCTGCACACCGGCCGGTTCAGCGGCTTCTGCATCGTGTCATCCGACAGCGACTTCACGCGGCTCGCGTCGCGCATTCGCGAGGAGGGCGTCACGGTCTACGGCTTCGGGGCGCGGACGACCGCCGAGGCGTTCCGCAATGCCTGCGACCAGTTCACGTATCTCGATCTGCTCGAGTCAGCGCGGCAAGACGTCGCACCGACCGACGCCGCGCCGAAGCGGATGCCGGGACCGAAGATGCGCGGTGACACCACGCTCGTGACCCTCTTGCGCACCAACGTCAGTGGCGCGTCGAGCGATGACGGCTGGGCCAACCTCGCCGTCGTCGGCTCGCTCATGCGCAAGCAGCAGCCCGATTTCGACTCGCGCAACTGGGGCTACGCGAAGCTGTCGGACCTTGTCCGCGAGATCGGACTCTTCACCATCGAGACGAACCAAGGCGGTGGCGGCGTGCGGGTGAGGGACAAGAGGAAGGCATAG